GAGGATCGTTGGTGGCACAAACGGATCGACCGTTCGTTTTACGAAGAGCGTCTCGCGGAAGGTTCGGAAGAGGTAGCGGTCCGGCAAATCCCCGTTCCTATCGGAGGTTTCGATGTACTTCTTTGGAATCGCGCGGGACGACCGACGGAGCTAACGCGGGCCAACCTTGTCGTCGAGCGCGCTGGCAGGTTATACACCCCGCCGCTCGAAGAAGGACTTCTTCCCGGTGTTTTTCGTGGTTACCTCCTTGCTGCCGGTACCCTAGAGGAAGCTCGTATTTCTTGGGAAGACCTTCGGGCTGCCGATCGCCTTTACGCCATCAACAGCGTGCGAGGTTGGATGCCGCTTCGGATTATTTTTTTATAACTCAGGTGAACATGTTGCTCGAGACAACCCAATCCGGAGCTGTGCATCGGCGCGTGCGGCTTTCTCGAGGCACCAGCCCTCCTTTCTCCGCATAGCATGGGGGCGGAACGCGGGGAGAAGGAGGGACGAAGGTGGAGAGCCTTGAAGGGAAGCGGATCCTCTTCCGCGAGATTCTCACGAAGGCCGTCGTCGGCCGCGGGCGGAAGTACGTGCAGAACTCGCACCGGATCACGCCCGAGCACACGCCCACGGGAGTTCTCGGTCTGTGGGTGATCGGTCACGTCTTTTCCGGCCGTCGCGTGGATGACGCCGTAGAGGTTGAAGGGAGCTACGAAGTGAACGCGTGGTACGCGTACGACAACAACACGAAGACGGACGTTGCCAAGGCGACCCTCACGTACCGCGCGCGTATCCCCCTCGGCTACCTCGATCCGGATCGTGTCGAAGATCTCCTCATGGTCCGGGTATCGCAACTCG
This is a stretch of genomic DNA from Brockia lithotrophica. It encodes these proteins:
- a CDS encoding aminotransferase class IV codes for the protein MRLDDGEIFLEADHLARLTSSLRYYGFPDRQEEVEWALWKAKSEHPVGLFRLRLVVPRSGSIHWHVEPLGSPWNDQGRLAPKPKAGLEGEVFSVPARVPIDETEDRWWHKRIDRSFYEERLAEGSEEVAVRQIPVPIGGFDVLLWNRAGRPTELTRANLVVERAGRLYTPPLEEGLLPGVFRGYLLAAGTLEEARISWEDLRAADRLYAINSVRGWMPLRIIFL
- the cotE gene encoding outer spore coat protein CotE, with protein sequence MESLEGKRILFREILTKAVVGRGRKYVQNSHRITPEHTPTGVLGLWVIGHVFSGRRVDDAVEVEGSYEVNAWYAYDNNTKTDVAKATLTYRARIPLGYLDPDRVEDLLMVRVSQLEAPHAVEARVVDGEIAMTVAMELEAELVGETRLCVVVAPDACAFPGEKEKKDPVEDDLFADELD